Within the Sebastes umbrosus isolate fSebUmb1 chromosome 5, fSebUmb1.pri, whole genome shotgun sequence genome, the region ATTATAGGAAGAACAATATGTTATCTTCTTATTCACATCTTTTCACACAGATAAAGCCTGCTGTAAATGTGTGTTGTGGTATGTGTATTGGTGTATTTGtgatgcatattttattttatttccatatttatagtgtattgtgGTTTTATGATACTGAAAGCTGCAGCCTATAttgtatactatactgtacatgtaataACCCAACTAGGGACAATAGTTGAAAATCCCCttacaaaaataagtttattcaagtgtgctgttAGTGTACTTCTTCTAAACTTTAATAAAGAGAGTGTACTTTCtgattactttttatgtacttatcagagttaaacttaacaaaaaatacttggcttataccgacaagtatacagaaaagtctaagtatacgtggcttatactgaaaagtacatttgcataagtactataagttaacttataagttaacttaaagaaagcttgcagtaaaaactattaaattagtagtttactgagagtatactttaaagggtactttcataaactaaaatgtgggctacaagtatataactagtaaactaactgtatacctataagttcacttgaagtatagttcatattatagttgcagtacaaaatacaacttggaggTAAACTGGTTGTGTACTGTAAAGTTCTTACATGCAaaactcttacatttaaagtacacttaaaagtgtacttttttagtcccaagaagtattgaagtagtacacttataCAAGTATACcgctagtacattgatattagtatacttattacagaaagtatacttgggaatatacttgaactatacttaagtttacttcataaaataaagttGAAGTACACTTATTTTTTGTACGGGCTAGCAGTAGAAAAACTCTGTGCAGCACATCAGTTTCATGCTCTGTATTGGAACTATGTTAAATTGCATTGTccctattaaataaaataaataaattcaattgAATAccgcagtggttctcaaccagatGTGAGTGATCCAGATGTAGCTCGCTAACCttctacacataaacacaaactttTATAACtatgtcaaatatgttttaacatTATCTAGATCGGACCAACTTTAATCATAATTTAGCCGAACAGGGTGTAACTTTAAGAATGTGACAAACAGATTAAGATCATGAAACGTGAAAAAAAGACGAGTGAAAGTTTATGCTCACCCGAAATAACTCCTTTGAGTTCTCTCCAAAAAAAATATGGCACTTCCTGAAGATTGTTTCAGTGGaattgcagttttgttttttttgttgggcGAGAAACTGCAAACTAACAGGGTGGAAAATGACTTCAAGGACACACAGTAAATTatgaaaatggttaaaaaaataactatagttcttcataatatagtatatgtatatactgtatatatatatacatatatatatatatgtatatatatatacatggcctaaacattaattaaagaatattttgcatattttataattttatagcTTCTAGTTTTTGTAGAAGTTGATTACTTTGCACTTGGGACATGGTAAAATCGAGCACTTGTACCAAAAAAAGCtcagtttagtaaaaaaaaagtatttttaatgtgcattattctttgtttatgttatagAGAAGACCTTAATCTATAATTGAAGTCATTTGTTataaatatttgacacattttaaagaaaatatgatgaaGTAATGCATGGGGacagaaatgttgctgcataacaggaatgaccaatctaacaaccaaaatattttcagaagcGAAATCTTATAAAATGGGGGTCTGCGACATAAAGAGTATGAATTTAGGGGTCCTTAACacaaaaaaaggttgagaacaaCAATCAACTCGCTCCATGAATGAGATATTTTTCATACTGATCTGGTTCTTCATCTTCACAGAGCTGAAGTATGACTCGTCGTGTGGCAGTGATTGGAGGAGGTAGTTCAGGTCTAGCCTGTATCAAGTGTTGTCTGGATGAGGGGCTGGAGCCTGTCTGCTTCGAAAGCAGCGATGACATCGGTGGTCTGTGGAGGTTTAAGGTGGGTTTCACTATGTGCAGGTTCTTTTTAATTCCACAGTATATTTAGTAAGTTAGGATGATTATTGGTTGgcgtatattattatattgcagGAGAATCCAGAGCCAGACAGGGCCAGCATCTACCACTCTGTCATCATCAACACCTCTAAGGAGATGATGTGTTTCAGTGACTTTCCCATCCCTGCACACTTCCCCAACTACATGCACAACTCCCTCATCATGGATTACTTTCGGACGTACGCTGACCACTTCCAGCTCACCAAGCACATACGCTTCAATGTAAGATGAAATATTGTTTAGAGAGCAACACAACAAATGGTTAAATTATTAGAAAATAGATCCTTCTCACCTAGTTTGTACTGTTATCAgcaaactgttttctgtttctgccTTATCTGTTGTTCAGACCAAAGTCTTGCAGGTGAAGCAGAGATCAGATTTCTCTCATTCAGGCCAGTGGGACGTTGAGACGGAGAACAAGGATGGCAAAAaggagaaacacatttttgatgCTGTGATGATCTGTATTGGACATCACTGCCAACCCAACTTGCCACTGCATGACTTCCCAGGTACCATTTACGGGCTGTAAATATCCTTCAGTGTACTCAACGACAAGTAGTGCTGATAGTGCTCCAGCAATATAAAGAGGAAATGATGTTATTTCAGAATCAACCTTTGACACAGTCTGAACTAGCCTGTAATGGTAACCCTGTAGAATGTGGTTATATAATACTGTATCAGTAGAAAGCAGCACCTCCCAAAGAGAACAATGTTGTCAGTAAAGTGTCCTCAGCCTTCGCCTAAATTAGATTCTTAGAGCTGTAATGTCTACAACAAATACAGTTTTCTTGTAGCAAAAGTAGAGAGACACTTTGTCCAGCAGTCACaagtctttttatttttatttcctcagGAATTGACACTTTCAAGGGGAAGTACTTCCACAGCCGAGACTACAAGACTCCTGAGGAGTGGAGAAATAAAAAGGCTGTAGTGCTTGGAATAGGAAACTCTGGAGGAGACATAGCAGTGGAACTGAGCAGAGTCACCAAGCAGGTTGGTTGGATGAGATATTTATCATCATGtaacttattacataaagttaCTTTTGATTACTTTTCTAACAAATGTTTTAAACTGGGCAATAAAGCTGAAAAGACCTAAAACCACTACCTTAAACCAGGCAGTGTAAAAGTCACAACAATACTCAACACTGATTAATGTCAAACTTTTATTAAatgttcttaaaaaaataacatgaattaAGATTGGAACTGAGCAACAGAATTAATTTTATATTCCATATAAAAGCTTTTTACTGAAAATAATATATCCAAATGTATCCCCTTTGTGATAACCAACATTTTGATTAGTAACTGTAActtaattacatgttttttttctcagtatcTGTAActtattacaattacatttattttgtagtttaatTACGTAACTCCCCATCACTGATTACAGGTAACCGGGCCACATACTTTAGTGAAATAATGTTGAAACAAACTGCACTTTACAGATATTTTGAGTCCACCTTATGGATGTTACATTTCTATATTAATGTTTCACATACAACATTTTGCAAACTATCAATATTTAATAAAGATTTCTAACGTACCAGCTCAATGACTGACTACCACTTCCACTACTTCTCTTCCCAGCTTTACCTGAGCACTCGAAGAGGAGCCTGGATTCTGAACCGAGTTGGGGACAACGGGCTTccctttgatttgttttttaacaggGTGGTGAATTCTCTGCAGAACATCATTCCCTTTGGGCTTTTCTGTCGTATCGGGGAGAACCTGCTCAACCAAAGATTCAATCACACTCTGTACAATCTCAAGCCAAagcacaggtactgtattttttttttttttacaattctaCTACACTACTACTAACTATTACAGCTATAGCGTAGCTTGACCCTGCAAATGGCAGACTCTCTGACTCTGTTTGCCCAGATGTTCATGGTCTACAGACAATGGATCTGAACAACTATGTTGCAACCTCGACATTTCCTAGTGCCACAATCAGGACAGGAATTATTTATGATTTTCAAACTGTGAGGTTGAAGGCGAGGTGCGTAGGGAGAGAGCTGAGGCAAAGATACTGTGTGAGGTGAAATggacaggtgcatgctggtgtgctaaaaacaacaggaagtcagttATTTTAGTCTGATAAAGAATAATTAACATGCAATAAATAGCATGTTCACTCTGTGCATCGTGTCTCATGTGGTGCTTCAGACTTTTGGTCTTGTTTTAATTCATATGTTCGCAGTATTCATCAAATTGTAGTAACATAACTAATGTATATCTCAGGCTGTTCAGCCAACATCCTACAGTGAATGATGAGCTTCCCAACCGCATCCTATCTGGAACAGTTCAGGTGAAACCCAACATCCGCAGGTTTCAGGGGTCCAGTGTGGAGTTTGCTGACGGAAGTGTCGTGGAAGATGTCGAACTGGTGGTAGGTTATTTGTGAATACACACTTCTGTCCTCCTCAAACTTTCATAGATAACAGTATAGTTGGCTGTGACTTAGATGAGTCCGCTGTCTTGCAGGTGTTTGCCACAGGTTACAGGTTTTCCTTTCCATTCCTGGCCTCAAATGTGGCCTCAGTGTCTGAGAACAAAGCATCTCTGTACAAGTATGTGTTTCCTCCTGAGTTGGACCGCCCCACTCTGGCTATCATTGGTCTCGTGCAGCCACTGGGAGCCATTATGCCCATCTCTGAGATGCAGGCCCGATGGGCCACACGTGTCTTTAAAGGTAATACAGGTTGCAGCCTTTTATCATCACTCAGTCCTTTTACagaagtattttgcattttaagaAGACAAACCACCGTGTCAAAATGTCTCCTTTCAAACAGGCTGCATCAAGCTTCCCCCGGTGGCTTCCATGCTGAAAGATGTCCAGTGCAAGCAGGAGACAATGGCTAAAAGGTACTGCAGTGGATTCTCTCAACTTTGTGATTACTTGCGTGTTTTGGATCTAAAAGGCACCAAATCTTGT harbors:
- the LOC119488736 gene encoding flavin-containing monooxygenase 5-like produces the protein MTRRVAVIGGGSSGLACIKCCLDEGLEPVCFESSDDIGGLWRFKENPEPDRASIYHSVIINTSKEMMCFSDFPIPAHFPNYMHNSLIMDYFRTYADHFQLTKHIRFNTKVLQVKQRSDFSHSGQWDVETENKDGKKEKHIFDAVMICIGHHCQPNLPLHDFPGIDTFKGKYFHSRDYKTPEEWRNKKAVVLGIGNSGGDIAVELSRVTKQLYLSTRRGAWILNRVGDNGLPFDLFFNRVVNSLQNIIPFGLFCRIGENLLNQRFNHTLYNLKPKHRLFSQHPTVNDELPNRILSGTVQVKPNIRRFQGSSVEFADGSVVEDVELVVFATGYRFSFPFLASNVASVSENKASLYKYVFPPELDRPTLAIIGLVQPLGAIMPISEMQARWATRVFKGCIKLPPVASMLKDVQCKQETMAKRYVPSQRHTIQVDYVSYMDEIAMLVGVRPNFLKLMLTDPRLGLNVIFGPTTPYQYRLRGPGKWAGARQAIFTQWERVFKPMQTRPCDDPKPKRSLMWPLILSAAAVGLAAYVNRNNLSPFLQDPTALLDKIKVYLPAQ